The proteins below are encoded in one region of Thermodesulfobacteriota bacterium:
- a CDS encoding DUF255 domain-containing protein, with product MENGNGNDGTSVLWNEWEPETLARAAEEGKLIFLDIGATWCHWCRVLDMTSLADPRVVRMLNEDYISVRVDTDRRPDINERYNQGGWPSMAVLLPDGKLLTGATYLPADALAGVLEKCRDFYRQERAKVDDYMRANESVPDDPSAPRKSAPESPRPEDLSLVRRSVLAMYDSAHPGFFKEPKFPVAEILAFLRDAWLLEGDAEMGDILLKVLRTMGASGLFDPVEGGFFRYATRRDWTAPHYEKVLSDNAELLSLYASAYGKTGDACFAGTARDILRFLFGRLHDPGTGAFFGSQCADETYYPLPADERARRLPPSVDRTIFSEYNAKTVSALAAAHRAFGPPRGDEAGGDSLLGRAERLADFLRESLWDRGDGQARFLARPGVAGDPPCGLLADNAAAAAAHLDLFDATGKEGYLRSAEDALSFIVGRLYREGSSGFADRIPAAGDIGHLSVELYPFGANATAAMALMRFARAAARDDLFGIAVRVLCGLSAEADRRGAFAAPYGSALLLYRKAN from the coding sequence ATGGAGAACGGCAACGGCAACGATGGGACCTCCGTCCTCTGGAACGAGTGGGAACCGGAGACGCTGGCGCGCGCGGCGGAGGAAGGGAAGCTGATCTTCCTCGACATCGGGGCGACCTGGTGCCACTGGTGCCGCGTCCTCGACATGACGTCGCTTGCCGATCCGCGGGTCGTGAGGATGCTCAACGAGGACTACATTTCCGTACGCGTGGATACCGACCGCCGTCCCGACATCAACGAGCGATACAACCAGGGAGGGTGGCCCAGCATGGCGGTCCTCCTGCCGGACGGGAAGCTGCTGACGGGCGCGACGTACCTCCCCGCGGACGCCCTTGCCGGCGTGCTGGAGAAGTGCCGCGACTTCTACCGGCAGGAGAGGGCGAAGGTCGACGATTACATGCGCGCGAACGAAAGCGTCCCGGACGATCCGTCCGCGCCGAGGAAATCGGCGCCGGAGTCCCCTCGTCCGGAGGACCTTTCCCTTGTGAGACGTTCCGTGCTCGCGATGTACGATTCCGCGCACCCCGGCTTCTTCAAGGAGCCGAAGTTCCCCGTCGCGGAAATCCTCGCCTTCCTGCGGGATGCATGGCTCCTGGAAGGGGATGCGGAGATGGGGGACATCCTCCTGAAAGTGCTTCGGACGATGGGCGCGTCCGGGCTGTTCGATCCGGTGGAGGGCGGATTCTTCCGATACGCCACGCGCAGGGACTGGACCGCACCGCACTACGAGAAGGTGCTTTCCGACAACGCGGAACTGCTCTCGCTGTACGCCTCGGCCTACGGGAAGACGGGCGACGCCTGCTTCGCCGGGACCGCAAGGGACATCCTCCGGTTCCTGTTCGGCAGGCTGCACGACCCCGGCACCGGCGCGTTTTTCGGCAGCCAGTGCGCGGACGAGACGTACTACCCGCTGCCGGCGGACGAAAGGGCGCGGCGCCTCCCGCCCTCGGTCGACCGCACGATCTTCTCCGAGTACAACGCGAAGACGGTCTCGGCGCTTGCGGCGGCGCACCGGGCGTTCGGCCCGCCCCGGGGCGACGAGGCGGGAGGGGACTCCCTCCTGGGCAGGGCGGAGCGGCTCGCGGACTTCCTGCGGGAGTCGCTGTGGGACAGGGGGGACGGGCAGGCGCGGTTCCTCGCGCGGCCGGGGGTCGCGGGCGATCCTCCGTGCGGCCTGCTCGCCGACAACGCCGCCGCGGCCGCGGCGCATCTCGACCTGTTCGACGCCACGGGGAAGGAGGGATACCTGCGGTCCGCGGAGGATGCGCTGTCCTTCATCGTCGGGCGCCTGTACCGGGAGGGATCGTCGGGATTCGCCGACAGGATTCCGGCCGCCGGCGATATCGGCCACCTGTCGGTCGAGCTGTATCCGTTCGGCGCAAACGCGACGGCAGCGATGGCCCTCATGCGGTTCGCCCGGGCCGCCGCGCGGGACGACCTGTTCGGCATCGCCGTCCGCGTCCTGTGCGGGCTGTCCGCCGAAGCGGACCGGCGCGGCGCCTTCGCTGCGCCCTACGGCAGCGCCCTGCTTCTTTACCGGAAGGCGAACTAA